A region of Malaciobacter marinus DNA encodes the following proteins:
- a CDS encoding alpha-L-glutamate ligase-like protein — MNFIDLNQWLIKMFFANPFKLKELGILGMNNRNINYIGKLNKRKNFPLVDDKLKTKQIAQEHNIAVPELLGFIEYQVQINNFKHYIKNENGFVIKPAQGSGGKGILVIIKTVGNKFIKPNGVEVGYSDIKRHISNILSGLYSLGGKNDVAVFEKLVEFDSVFDGFSYEGVPDVRVVVYKGYPALAMMRLSTSNSDGKANLHQGAVGVGIDIKTGKALNAVQFDRPVQVHPDTQKPLKELKVPFWDDILLLASKCYDMTNMGYLGADIVIDKNKGPLVLELNARPGLAIQIANGIGAQRRFKKIDKVKYKESDPEKRVLFSKTNF, encoded by the coding sequence GTGAACTTTATAGATTTAAATCAATGGTTGATTAAGATGTTCTTTGCTAACCCTTTTAAACTAAAAGAACTTGGTATTTTAGGTATGAATAATAGAAATATCAACTATATAGGTAAGTTAAATAAAAGAAAAAACTTCCCTTTGGTTGATGATAAGTTAAAAACTAAACAAATTGCACAAGAACATAATATTGCAGTTCCTGAGTTATTGGGATTTATAGAATATCAAGTACAAATTAATAACTTTAAGCATTATATAAAAAATGAAAATGGATTTGTTATCAAACCAGCACAAGGAAGTGGTGGAAAAGGAATCCTAGTTATAATAAAAACAGTTGGAAATAAATTTATTAAGCCAAATGGAGTTGAAGTTGGATATTCTGATATTAAAAGACATATTTCAAATATATTAAGTGGTCTTTACTCACTTGGTGGAAAAAATGATGTAGCAGTCTTTGAAAAACTAGTAGAGTTTGATTCTGTATTTGATGGCTTTAGCTATGAAGGTGTTCCTGATGTTAGAGTTGTTGTTTATAAAGGTTATCCCGCTCTTGCTATGATGAGATTATCTACTTCAAATAGTGATGGGAAAGCAAATCTTCATCAAGGTGCTGTAGGCGTTGGTATTGATATTAAAACAGGTAAAGCTTTAAATGCAGTCCAATTTGATAGACCTGTGCAAGTTCATCCTGATACACAAAAGCCTCTAAAAGAGTTAAAGGTTCCTTTTTGGGATGATATATTACTTCTTGCTTCAAAATGTTATGATATGACTAATATGGGCTATTTAGGTGCTGATATTGTAATTGATAAAAATAAAGGTCCTTTAGTTTTAGAACTTAATGCAAGACCAGGTTTAGCTATACAAATAGCAAATGGTATTGGTGCTCAAAGAAGATTTAAAAAGATAGATAAAGTTAAATATAAAGAGTCTGACCCAGAAAAAAGAGTACTTTTTTCTAAGACAAACTTCTAA